Genomic window (Sphaerodactylus townsendi isolate TG3544 linkage group LG12, MPM_Stown_v2.3, whole genome shotgun sequence):
ATTCTGCTACAGTAGACATGTTTGTTTATGATCAATTAAATCAGGGCTAATTTTGAGTGGGTAGGGGCATGCCCTTTGAAATATCCTTACAGTCCTTCCCATCAAATCCCCAGGATTCAATGCAAATTACAACATATTAAGTTTAACCCTTTTCTTAGGAAGTACATTAAGCTGAGAGATTGTGACATACCCAAGACTGGGCATCATGTTTTTTCACTGGTCAGGAACCTGGCAACAACTCTCCCAAATTCAAATCCAAGTGTGAATACAGTGGttttttttcaagctgaaaaCTGCTTTGGAGTTGGAGAGATGTTTGTGAACTCCCAAGCACTGGCCAGTCTGTCCTAAGCATGGGGTAAACAAGCAGGCAGAACCTTCTATagtttcaacagaaaggaggCCATATGAACTAAATGTGGCAAGTGCATGGTGGTCCACTGTTCAGAATGTGAGTGAGCATGTACTTATGCCCAACAGGTCCACAGCATACATCTGCCTTTAAAGGTTCTTACTTTGTTATCTCTCCACCTAACTTCTCAGCAAGACTGCTTGGTGTCCATAGACTGATAAGCATATTCAAAATATTAAACCACTCAAGCTCTTTTCACAATGTCATTTTTCTGCCTTCCAGGTTTGTTCCAGTTTGCCAACCAGTGGGGCTTCTTTTTTGACATGACCTCCATTTCCACCAACCACGAGGTGAAATTGGCAGAGCTCCGGGTTCATCTGCTGCATTTCCCTCAGGCCAGAAACATCACTGTGAACATCTACCATAGCCATGAGTACAAATGTCATGAGAATCAGACCTGCACAGAGAAACTCTTCCTGGGCTCCttcatcagttcctcctccttcacccgcTCTCCCTGGAAGGTGTTTAACATCACAAGCATGCTCCGCTTCTGGCTCCACCAAGTTGTGAATTCTGGGGATGAAAAGGACATTCCAGATATTCAGGACTGGGAGGAAGAGGACTCCACTGAGAATGGTGTAGGAGACGCCAGTTTGTTCCAATTTGGGCATAACATCTCCAGCCAGGCAGAACGTGTTTTGATGACCCATAGTATGGCCGATAGGGTCTTACTCATTATCTTCTCCAAAGATAAGTTCTCAGCAACTTCCCCTGGCCCAAGTCTCATCAGGACCGTGGAGATGTCAAAGTACATAATGGCAGACAATAACACTTCCAAGGAAATCAGGGGCCGTCGGCACCGGCGgaacaaaaagcaaaagcaaaggaTTAAAGTGACTGACCTATCTGCCACCAACTATGGAGAGGAAAGTCGATCTCTGTGCAAGAGAGTAGACATGATGGTGGACTTTGAACAGACTGGCTGGGGAAGCTGGATTGTGTACCCCAAGAAGTTCAATGCATACCGCTGTGAGGGGGACTGCCCGTCACCTGTCGATGAGACCTTCAAGCCAACCAATCATGCATATATTCAGGTAGGAGGCAACTACTCTTCAAGGGTATTTTTTGCAGTCCTTGAGATCTGGAAAATGGGTCTGTAAAAtcacagggaaggaaaaaaaatacatttttagatgGTTGAGAGTACAAACCAGACAAGACACTGGAAGATCCATATCTAGATCTTCCTGATATTTTGAAAAGGGTAATAGCAGCTGTGTAGGACTTGAGTTTGGCTCAAGGCCATGATGCTGGGAAGGAGTTTCACTTTGATCAAAAACAGTTTTGCCTGATAAAGCTGACCATTCAGCCCAAAAGTCTCTTTGCCTgagtccccccctcctcctttcacatcacttcctatataattattttaattggagAGGCAGGCATTGAAGCTGGGACCTTATGCACACAAAACAAATGTGCTACTTCTGAGCCAAGATCCCACCTCCATTTGAATGTGGGTCTGTCATTTTGTAGCCTCTTGACATTTACACTGTTTCTTACAGCCAATGCattgttttcccttcctttgttCCTTGCAGAGTTTGCTGAAGTTATACCAGCCCAATCGAGTGCCCTGTCCAGCATGTGCCCCTGTCAAACTGAGTCCACTGTCCATGTTGTACTATGAGAAAGGGGAGGTGACGCTACGTCATCATGAGGACATGATCATAGAGGAATGTGGCTGCAACTGATGTCTAGAGGACTTCCTTGGCTATCAGATCTATGGATCTTCTGGAAAACAGCTCTTGCTACAGAGCTGAGGGCAGGACAGATATCAGTCCAGAGCATCATAGCCACCACAAAGGGAACTCCTCACGGAATGAGCTCAAGCTGTTTCTCTAGGCCACCTAGGATTTTATCTGGAGACTCCGTATCAGAGAAGATAGAAGGGCACAGTTGTGGTAGGGGCACATCTTTCACAGAGAGTCTGCCCTTAGGTGAATCCTTCCTGAAATGTAGTCCCACTGGCCAACTACCATTAAGAATAAAATGTCCTTGTTTCTGTGCTCGGAGCTTTTTGGAATGTAAGTTGACAGAGTTGTATTTTGTACGTAGCACATAGGCTAACAGTTCATTCTGTGATCACTATAAGGGTGGCAGGTACACGCATAACCTCCAGTATAGAGGAAACAAACTGGAGTCTGTTTCCTCCACAAAGAGATTGGCATCAATCAACTACTACAGCGATTTCAAGGAGACAGTGAAATAGTGCCTGACGTGATCAAAGATACTCAAGATATGGAAGGTTCTTGTGAGTCCCAGAATGGGCTGAGGTTTGTGGCTTTGCAGGACAGTGAGGGAGAGCCCATTGGCCTCCTGGTGATGtgtaagaagcagcagcagcagctgtgttgTTAAGGTGGCTATTTGAGTTGTCACAGTTAGGGTCTGTAGGCCCAAGATGTATAAGATGTAAATAAAGCTGTTGAGTACCTTCCGAAGTAGATGCGATCAGTCCTCTGGGGGCACCAGGAAGAATTTTCTAAGTTCCCATTAAAACAGGGATCACTGACTCTTCAGAAGAACCTCCTGGCTTCTCAAACCCAACTTCCAGCTAGTAGCAGAAACACTCTGGAAAGTATCTTAAGTGGATCTATGCATCTCCAAAAATGGAGCTGGATGTTAGAAATGGTCACAAAATATAATTTCTCACCACAAACAGATCCAGAAAAATTGTTGTTGAATATGCTCTTAAAGACTTTTGGTGATGAACACCACAACTCCAGAAAAACTGTTTTGGTGATAACAGCAGAAATTTGTCTGAAACCATCATAAAGGAAAGCTCTCCAGCCAGCTACCAGTTATATAGTTAGAAACATCCATGAGAGATTATCTTCTCCATGCATGGAGCCCAGTCTATTTCTTTGGTGGTAAAGATACTACCACAAATAGTCACCTTATTCTTGAACAAATATTTACCTGTGCATTTCCAATGGCCACTGGTGACCTAGGCAAGTCTTGAATTGGATAGAGTGTAACACACTTGGACTGCATTCAAACATCACTTCTGTTTGCTTATGATGGGAAGCCCATCTTGTCATGGGAAGCCCACCTAACTACTgttaggtggggagggggggagaggaatctgcattcagatgtcaggGCTAGTTGGTGTTTGTTTCTAGACTTGTATATGTGACCTCTTCACTGAATCCAGGCCAttgaatctaaggccccttccgcacatgcagaataatgcactttcaatccactttcaatgcactttgcagctggattttactgtgcggaatagcaaaatccacttgtaaacaattgtgaaagtagattgaaagtgcattattctgattgTGTAGAGAAATCAAAGTTAAGAAGGAGATCAGGAGGAGGGTGGAATCCCCCCTCCAGAGTTTGTGAAAAGGGCATGAATATCAAAAAGTAGCCACAAGGCACAGAGTATACCATATTGCTGAGATCTATCTCCtttggactttttttaaaaaataaagtacaaACTAATTCTTTGATTCTTTTATGTGTGGTTATTAAGAATTCTGCCAAGTTGAGGCCTGGATGAGAATAAAAGCAATTTACTAAAGACGTGTGCTGTGCTATttattcacatttaaaaaaactcaaaacTTTGGTAAGCGATTTTCTGAACAGTATATGGGACTTGGGTGTTCATGTTCAGCTGAAACGAATGCAGCCAATGACTGGGATCCCAATGTgagaaataaagattaaaaatagaAGAAAGACCCTTCAGTTACCATTGTATTGATTCCACAGTGCTGAGCTTCCCTTTTCAGAAGGTTTGGCAGCAGATCTAGAACCCAGTTAGTCAAATCTGGTCACCTAATCTTGTAGCTGGAAGTCAGTCCCACTGGGACTTATTGTCAAGTAAGCATGCAGAAATCTGCAACCTTGCTCAATAGACCTGCATAACCTGGCATATGAATCAAAATATATTTCTAGTGAGAATActttctttggctccttccgcacatgcagaataatgcactttcaaactgctttcagtgctctttgaagctgtgcggaatggcaaaatccacttgcaaacagttgtgaaattattttgcgcgtgcagaaggggcctttgtattGTTGagggttttcacagccagaatcaactgactgctgagggttttctggcctgtgtggctgtagtgtggtagtttttgctcctaatgtttcatctgcatctgtggctggcatcttcagagacctgtctgggtaagatgtgtttctctgtgccatggagagaaatgcatcttactgtgaaatgcctctgaatatgtcagccatagatgtgggtgaaatgtcaggagcaaacaATACCAGAGCACGGTTACACTGTCTTGAAAACCCACACAGCCaaaattttctttgtttttaagtgATGTCTATATGTCCAGCAGAGGCCATCTTAAAAGATGCATTCTTCACAGATTCCATTCTTCATTTCCTGGCCTTTTAAACCCCTAACATTGCCCCTCCCCTATCTGTTATGTCCCTTCTGCAGGCTGACAATTTATTTTACATATCAGATGATGTGAGTTCTAGCTCACTGACACTTATGCCACAATATATCTGGCAGCCTTTAAGGTACCACAAGATGCCTAACTTTTTCCTGCAACAGATTTAAGATGGCTATTCCTCTACCCCATCCCTTCCCTTCAATAATCCTATATCCCACCCAGATTTCAAATGCCTGATAGCGTCTTAAATCATGCTCTTAATCTGGGATTTTTGTGCGTGTACTGTCACTGAGAAGAAACCCTCACCTCCTTGGGTGGCTGGATATCATCTGAAGTGGAAATTCAGACACCTGTCTGTGGCTCAGCTGtggatttggggggcggggagtatCACACCAGATCATTCACGGGAGATCGTTTACGGTCATAAACAGCTCCTTTAAGGTTCTTCCAATGAGAAGTTAAAGAGTTGAGTTAAGGGTCACTTCACAGGACAGGCTGCTACAGGAAGACCCCCTGTAAATGACCCAAGTCCCTAATCACTAGGGAGAGggcatattttgtaaataaaacaggagtctagtggcaccttagaAACCAGGACAATTTATTCCTGGTTAAAGCTTTAGTAAATCAGAGCTCACATCTACATCAAGTGCATGATGTTACTCTACACTGAAGCATTTATACTCATGGCATATTTTCTGTTACCAGCATCTAGTAGACCAGCCTAGAGAGTCTGttagaaatatatataaagtcaataaataaattaatagtaAACCAATCACTGTTTTgatcctatttttttttcttttggagggATTGTAGGGATATCCTGTAcaacttctaattttttttaaaaaacctgctatgattttttaaaaaaaccctactaatACCCCTGTGTCAGAAGCTGTTCCAGGATAGGCTGTTGCACAATAAGTGAATAAAACATCTGAACCCCAAACAGAAACAGCCCGCTCAGCCCTTACTTCTACAGAATATGTATCAGCATGCCATGAAGTTGTGTGTCATCCACATCCTCTCCAACATCTTGACTCTTCCTACACAaggattatttatttctttatttcatttatgccccacctttctccccaatgggagccCGAAGTGGCCCggatcctcctcctctcctgcgtTGCATCCTCACAACACCTCAGTGAGGTTGATTAGGTGGAAAGggtatgactagcccagggtctcCCAGTGAACTTCCAAGGGAGAGGGGCCATACTGCACTGATTGTGCCATACTGCGCTGTAAAGAAGGAATACAATGAAGCAATTTGCTGAACTGTCATGAATCAGCTGGCGAACAGCCTGTCAAAATATGGTCTCTCTGTCTGCTGTAGATGAAGCGgactgatttattattattattgtagatttcacagctgccagatcatcatcatcatcatcatcatcatcatcatcatcatcatcatcatcatcatcatcatcatcatcatcatcatcatcatcatcatcatcttattattattattattattattattattattattagtagtagtagtagtagtagtagtagtagtagtagtagtagtagtagtggtattatattattactatttaaatttaatagaccgccctattaTTTGCTATAAAATGGAAATAAGGGATCCTCAGTCAAGTAGATTGAAGACGAGTTGGTTTTCGTTTATTGAATATTGGAATGTTAAAGTTCTCAACCCCATACAATCATATCCAATATTCTCTTcgataggaaaaaataaaaaagagagaacaaaCGGGGATGAAGGGATGATGTCTCTATGGCAGAGcagtagtctctctctctctttgtggaaggaaaaaataactttattaTATACAGTAGTTACAATATGCGTAATTCaatgaaaattaaaatacatgtgaAACACATGTGTAAGTCATTACACAAAGAaacaagagagaagaaagaaaaaccaatggagaaaagaaaaaagaaaagaaatacaaaagtcAGCAATTGTAGTCATTGACTTCCATCTATTTCCCCCCAAGAATGTATCTTCTTCTGTGAGATAAAGTATCCACAATATCATAATAAAATACTTCCAAAGTTTCTAACAGTTGACTATATATTACCAATACACATAATACTGTTTAAAGATAGTGTCTTAGGCAGTCTTGACGCTGCCTAAGAGGATGCTCTGGCAGGCTGCTCTGTAGAACGGGACATGCTGTTACATCAAGACAATCCCTCACACCCCCCAGTTCCAATCCACATCTGGGGCTGCAGATAAACAAAGCATGTCTGCTTCTCGCCCCTGAGGCATGCCTCTGAGCAAGAGCCTATTCAGCCCACATTTCACACTGTGAACCATTCAACAATTAAAGAGCGACTAGAAGCTCATTTGTGTATGCGTGGGGGGGCAGCTGTTACCTAAAAGGACTTCCCAGAAATAGTATCCCTTTTGCCCCAAGCAGCAACCCACAGGGCAAAAGAGCTTAAGAAGATGGAAAGTTGTGTTCCATCACACCCCAAACATCCTAGGAAAAGTAATGACCCATCTGTTCCCCCTTTATCTGCATGGTTGAGGTGTCACTTGACAAACAGATCCTTCACAGAGACCGGCCTATGCCCTCTGTATGGGATACAAAAGTTTCTTGGTCTCCACAACAGGGGCAGTTTTCTAGTCCCTCGTTCTGTTAGATCCTTCCATTTTTCCTTGTTAGGATGCTTTGTTACCTGTTTTAGACATGTGACACTGGGGATCCTTtctaggaattttaaaaatttatgatCCTTTGCCTTTTTCTCTCAAGGGTGACCCAAAACTGCCTATtatctcctcccctccattttatcctcaaaaacaccctgtgaggtacacgtagctcagcaaacttccatggcagagcagggtttTGAAGTTGGGTCTTTTACAACGTAGTctttcaacactctaaccaccagACAACGCTGATTCAGTCTAAATCACACATTGAAATAAtgacctttcctctccccaactgTTCCTGATCCATTAACAATGTTATTGTTTGCCCTGCCAACCAGATCCACTTTTCTGTTGTTCTGAAATATCCAgccgtctctctctttctcccgtTGGGGAAAATTCTGGTTGATGCTCAGGTTACCTTCCACTTTGCCTATTGCAGTGTGCTTTtctccagtttctttcttttattcctctatgccagtgatggtgaaccttttcgaggctgagtgcccaactgcaacccaaaacccacttatttgttgcaaagtgccatatacggcaatttaaactgaatactgaggttttagtttagaaaaacggttggctccgaggtgcgcgttactcaggagtaagcttggtggtagtcggtggctttgctttgaagcaaccatgcaattcttccaatgggtgaatcacgaccctaggagggtttactcagaagcaagccccattgcgagcaaccgagctttctcccaggtaaaggatcgcgcttagttcttcgcatgaaaatcagtggggtttaccagtgcttaacagggttacctacacggcttcccgaaaactaggtcttaggtttaatgctaataatcgagcccagcagcccaggcgagcctagatttgtggggggggggggcactctgtttgcgtgtgcccacagagagggctctgagtgccacctctggcactcgtgccataagttcgccaccactgctctatgcaaaACTCTGGCCTGACTTCTATCCTGCAGTCTGAACCCCTCAGAGTCTTTCACTGGCTTCCTATCCTTATGCACGTCCAGCGCAGACTCTGTGCCCTTCACCTTTGCATTCAGGTCTTATTTCTGTGCCCTCGAGTTCCGCTCCTCCAATAAGATCTGGGCTCGTGCCCTCTGCCATAACTCCACCCATTCTCATTGGAGCTGAACCCCTTCCTTGGACAGGTGTTGGGTGCCACCTGACTCTCTTTCTCCATCAAATTTCACTTCAATTCCGTCTTCTCCGCAGGGCCTTAGGActtattgttcatttttattcACAGCTGTCAACTTTGAAGTATGTAAAACTGCATTTTCCCACATGCCTCCCTTAAACTCTCCTCTCCTTTCCGTGTTCTTTTCCCCATTGTTACTTTAGGGTCAAACTGATGAGCTGCACCTCCGCTGCATTTTTTTGTTAAATGCCTTCCAATGTAGATctgtgaaaataaagaaaacttgtacccaacaggctacaacgacttcaaaaattagttctcccactggagtagcaatttacttataagtaaccaaaataattctatagttttacaaacagtaacaaaatgttttggaaaaattgttttcattctcccattggagtaatatatatatatacacaagttagaacggcacggcaatataatctaaatacaatgataacagctagccagaatccagataattaactggcctcgttaaacttcacggctgttctgaaaagaaacaaaataaagacttgttacaaagaattacaatttacatgtgaaattgatttccaaaacatgaaaatacttacaaggcaggtcagggtttttcaatgtacaatttacaatgtattttcaatgtataatTCCAATGTAGATCTGGCGCATGGTACAGGTGAATCATAGAAtcccagagttggaagagaccccaagggccatcaagtccaaccccctgcaatgcaggtggTGGTAATTCCCTCTGGATCCCACTCCCCGTTTCCCATGCACTTCTCTTTTTACCTTCAACAGGCTGAATTTACCCTGTTGGAGGAAACAGCCTGCCTGTATTTTCTCTGCAGTGGAAGCAAATAACAACTCTGCAAGGCCATGTGAGGTCCAGAAAATGGTGCAAGTAGAAAAATTGCCTTCAGTGCCTCAGTCCTGATggtgccatggctcagtggccccatccgcacatgcagaataatccactttcaatccacttttaatgcactttgaagctggattttactgtgtggaatagcaaaatccactttttcaCAGACATAAGCATGTAAATGTGGGACATGCGTACATTCACTGAACCTGTTCACACTACTTTTAACACATGCACAACCTGCATGTACGTGTGTGCACACTTATTTGTTAGAAAGGGCCAGTGAGTGTTCACCTttcaaatgaaactggggaccagtGCCTGGAAAAATGTGAGGTTGATATAACATGCATTCAATGTAACTTGAGGATGTAGGCATTAAGAGCAATCAAGTGTACACTTGGACtctgtacatgcattcactgtagcTAGGGAACAGGCAACTTCATGTGATAAGAATCAGGGAGCCCTGTGGCTGCAATTTATCGAAGGACATTGCACAGATGATCCAGTCGTGGATCTTTCCATCTGATCTGGCCTTTTGAATGTAACCAGGATTAGGAAGGCAACGACTGTGCAAACAGTGATGCAAATACTTTCCAAGCTGCACAAGGTGTGTTTGAAAGGCTGATACTCTGCTCAAGAGAGTTTTGCATCTAAATGCATCATCACTTTCACTCTCAGGAGGATGTGCAAAGCTCGGCATTAGTTATAAAGCCACCTCCTTCCAGGTCCATGTTATGGGATCTCGGCCCCTTGGCAGAAATTAGTGTCTGAAGAACTGGATCCACTCTCCCATCGCTTGGCTTCTTTTCTCCCTTGAGAGTGTTTTAGCTGGGTGATTCCTTTCCACCTTGCAAGCTTGCCCTTTCTGAATTACATAAGGAAATGTGAAAATTCGGAAAATCAAAATGCTGGCATAAACAGAAGAGCTTGGGGAGTGACACAGTTCACCCCACTACCAGAGAGTTCAGAGCAACAGGTATGGCTCTCCTTACCTGTTCTAGCCACACAACACTCTTCTGAGGTAAATTATTAGGTCAAAGGGAAGtgactggctcatggtcacccagtgaacaTCTCAGCAGGGGGATGATTGGAATTAGGGCTACAAACCTaataacattttcctgggagttgGGCCTATCAAACGGAATGGGGTTTATCTCTCAGTAGACCAGCTTAGAATGGATCCCTGGGTCTGTGGGTCCAACACTGTAACTACTAGATCACACTGTCAATTGTTTAAAATTATTCTAGAGGTTATTGCTGTTCGTTACAGATTATATACTACCCTAGAGTTGCGCTGCTGATCGACTGCTACAGCAAAACACCAGAAATGGGTTTAGAGATGCACGCAACAAAATGGGCTCCAGGGCATGAAAGCTTTCGCCTCTACAAATCCGCTTGTCTTCAAAGTGTCACAAGATTCTGTTCTTTGTTCAGTTGTTTTTGTAGCATGTTTCAACTATTTGCACAATGCTCCCCCTGCCACTTAACTACAGCCTCATTCACAGCACAATCAGCTCAAAGTATTTGGCTTTAAATTGGTCTAAACCCTGTCCAATCCCAGTAATTCAGCTTACTTAACTTTGTGGATTGGGTTGTTAGTACAGCCCCTGTTTATTGACTCATCCAAACATAAGTACCGGAGACATGAATGGAAATAGCACACCAGCTGTTCTTTGATGGGGGAAAATGTCCCCAAGGGACACAGGAATTCCCATTCGAACTGCTTTGCATATCATTGAGTCCAATTATTCTTTGAACACCTCTTTTCTAGCCTGCCTTCCCCATCAGAGGAAGACTGAGAGGCAGGAACATTTCATGGGACTGGACAGCAGTATATAATGTATTTTCTCAGCGGGCAGGGGTGAGGAATCTGTTCAGAAAGTGATAGGCTCCAGTTACTGCACGAAAGCACGTGGCATTTCATTGCAGCTCAGGGAAAAAAAGGGAACTAAAGGTGGGAGGATACACAACACAAGGTGTGAAAGGCGAgtacgccccctccccccatactaAAACTCAGGGAAGCACACAACAGCTTGGATTCATCAGCAATTTCCACCAATGAAAAGAATTTCTGCTTTTGGAGTAAGCCTCCCTGTTTTCCTCTTCTGTTGTTACCCCCCAAATCCCCCACACTTCCTAGGGGAAAGGGAATCTCCTggaacagttggggggggggggaagagaactgCAGCAGGAAGGAGATATCAGCAAGAaagccctccttttcctcttcactGAATCCAGGCCATTGAAGCTaatgccccttccgcacctgcagagtaatgcactttcaatcccttttcaatgcactttgcagctggattttactgtgcggaatagcaaaatccactttcaaacaattgtgaaagtggattgaaagtgtattattctgcatttgcagaaggggcctaagaggaaATGGATTCAAGCTGGATCAAAGATTTCCTCTAGGTTGTCCTCAACACCAAATGGATGTGGTGCGAGCCACCTCCCTTTAGATGTCTTGAGAAGATGAATGAATGCTAGCCATCCATCTGCAAATAGAAGGCTACTCAGCTGACTTCTGAGATATTCACACGGAAAGCTGCCTGGACTGCAAGCTACaagcattttaaaagggaaaagcaATTCACTTgggagttttgtttgttttgtagcaTTGGAACTGTAAGGCAGTTTTTGAACCACACAGGGAAGGTTGGGTgtcattttaataaagaaataaacctcTGCTGTTGCATTTTATTTGCTTAAAACCAGAAGCCCTTGCACATTAGCACTTATCACCCAGTATTTATCACCTATATCGGTATTTAtcatgaaagagagaaagaaaagctgTTGATGGGCAATTGGAGGTGGAACAGGCTGCTAAATCCTCAACTGTTTGTCAACTGCTCTCCTTGCCCTCTGTCTGACAGACACTTACGTGTTAAAACGCTTGAAATTGTCACTTGAACCTTCAAGCAACTAACTTGTTTGCCAAAGAATACACAAAGCAAGGAAGGATATCGTTTCATATTTGCAAAGATAGCCCTTCAGGTGTTCTTTATGCCAATTACCAACTGGTAGAGGAGGGAAAACACGTGAAAAGGGGCTGGTTTGTTGAAAGGCTGCGTAGCATTTGTGAAagatttaggccgtttccgcacgggcatttaatggcagcctggggacggcaaaaacgccgtccccaggccgccattcgcacagggggcgcagctgcttcgcagccgcgccgccctcgcgccgccgtTGTTagagtgcgcttcccagcgcactttTCTAacaatgccggctggaagccgctgctgtgcgaacggcagcggcttcctggcgcttcccccccactcccttgcttcccttacctgctctccggccctccggcatgtcgctggggcctggggacacgcctcccctgctctgcgacacaaagcaggcgcgcagggcaggggaggcgtgtctaGGAATTCGGCGCGACGCAGCTGAAGAACGGTGAACTGAAGTAAACGACTCCAGCGACGGAGCCCAGTGGTGCCGTCTCCCCGGTTATTTGGCTGGAAGGACCGTCCGATG
Coding sequences:
- the NODAL gene encoding nodal homolog, producing MHLYRSLLAGKRLGRPPLDARALQESDSVLSLEAKSLFQFANQWGFFFDMTSISTNHEVKLAELRVHLLHFPQARNITVNIYHSHEYKCHENQTCTEKLFLGSFISSSSFTRSPWKVFNITSMLRFWLHQVVNSGDEKDIPDIQDWEEEDSTENGVGDASLFQFGHNISSQAERVLMTHSMADRVLLIIFSKDKFSATSPGPSLIRTVEMSKYIMADNNTSKEIRGRRHRRNKKQKQRIKVTDLSATNYGEESRSLCKRVDMMVDFEQTGWGSWIVYPKKFNAYRCEGDCPSPVDETFKPTNHAYIQSLLKLYQPNRVPCPACAPVKLSPLSMLYYEKGEVTLRHHEDMIIEECGCN